ctgagactttgccatgCCCGCATTGCTTCTCCTGGGTAAgctacctgtcatgagcactgatggtgagcaggagggggcccctatccaggggggaaaatgcatgtgtagtactgaggagttaagcagccattcagagagacacagatcagacctgccttgacttttggggattatctgtctggtttttcccacgcttcttcagtttgttaggattttctgtctaatgtagcagtaataaaacactagagacctattccttgtctcagcgtggtttcctgactgttaggacattaccTCTTGTACTGTtctcctggctgtggctcttccctctgtctcccaaggtcattcccacatactgttacacCAATAGACTTGTCACTAAATCGACTACAGCAAATTTTTTCTTAAAAGATCAATAAAAATCCAGAGCGTATCTGTAAAAATGAATGGATAACAGGGTTCTTTTTATAAAGTATACATAGAAATAAAGGCCCTTTTGCACTTACTTCACTGTTTGGTATCTATAGATTTCTAGTAATAATGGaggtaaatttaaaattaaattggcaATATTTAGTATTTTAGATTATTTTGCAATCATTAAGCCACTGAGAAAATTCCATCAATAACTAGTAAAAGCATCTATATGTTGGGTCAGAAAGGAAGGTGTTTATAGTACTAAACCGTAATTAATAGGTAGGATATCTTATTAATTTCAAGAAATTATACCAAAGAGTATAATGTGTCATGCTGATTGTATTGGAAAATTTATGTATAGATTTTATTTCAGTGCTTTATCAAAGCATTTTGCTAATGAACATGTAATGGTATAATTAGAAACATTTTATGTACATTCATATCTGGGAATTATAGCTTGCATATTGTAAGCATAGATTCTTGGTTGCCTTAGGAAGTCCCTTCCCAGTTATTGTTAAGTTTTTGTTCTATAAACTTATGACTTGATCTACTGGCTGCTATTATAAATTAGATTTTATGCTGCAGTTTTAAATAAGACAAGTATTTTCTAGTAATTATGATTTCTTATTCCAAGGAATTGTAATTAATAGAAAAGGCTTAAAACAGCACTTGATTAAACAGATCTCTAGCATCCTGTGTTGGAGAAATGTCCTAGCAAttgttatttttgtaattttctaTTAGTGAATCAACAAGGTCCAAGCAATGTAAATGACATTATTTACAATACATAATTTAGTTTAGATCATAGCTACCAAAAATGCATCTTACACATCTGTGTTATAAAAGCAAGTTTTCAGTTAGTCTTAATATCCAGTGTGTATTTTCCAGATTATACTTGAAAATTTTAAGTAACAGAAAGAACCTGTCCATGTTTACAAAACAAATTTCTGAAGATGTCTTTTGGAAGATTGTACAGTGATGAATGACTCATAATCTGATCATATGTTAAAATAgcatcttctgtttcttggtacCAAAGAACTAATAAACTGTATCAAACAACATACATTCTATTGCAATCCTGATGACTCCCAGAACTCTGGAATTACACCAGGAAAGCTGGAGGAAGTGGTTTAAGGATTGTGGTCTTTTACCTCAATCCTAAATATATTTGCCTGGAAGTTCTACTTATTTAGTGAACATGACTTAACTATATGGCTTAGGACTGCACATTATAGGGTATTACAGAACTGCTATCCACTGTGTCTTGTTTTTCCCCATTATAAATTAATGGCCCTAAGAATGGCATTCATAGTTTGGCTAAGGTTACCACAATGTGTGTATACGCCAGTGGGTACATCAGATATATTGCACTGTTTTTATGACAAAGGCGTATGCAAGTATTTTACTTAAATATAGATCTCTCTGTTGTAGTAGGCTTGCAAGTATTCAAAGCTAAAATGGTATGAGGATACTTAGAGGATACATAATGTGACTGATGCATCTGTTCTTTATGTTGCAGATAGTATTCCTATGCACAGAAAAAGCATATTGCCACTAATAATTTAGTAAGATGACTTTTTAAATGGGCTTTTATAAATAAACTATACAAGACAGATCACTTTGCCTGAAATTTTCCTATTTTTAACTGCACCTTGTAATATCTTCATGTATATTTTCCACCAGTGTAATAATTTTCAATCATGTTTGACTATTTTGTATATCGAAGTACAGATTATGTCTTAATtataactgttttaaaaaaaagcataatctTTAAGCCCTTGCCAAACTGGTGATACATTAATGTATTATGACATAATGAATGCATAAGAAAATAAATACCTTGGAAACAGGCTTTCTGCTATATTTCTATTTCAGTTACTCATTTTGCATTGCCATAAATGAGTGGGGGCATAAATAAGAGGATAGGCAATAAGATGCATTTAGCCTGTTGAAACGGAAGATCCGTCTCAGCCATTTTTATGCACTGCCTGGGAATCCTTAAGATCAAATCTCTTCCACTTCTTAATTCAATTAAGACAACACTCATTAACTGATGATTAAAACCTTGAATTATTTGGTGTCTTTTCCATTACTAACACATttcagtcttcaagggcagcctaaCATACCATAAATTAAAGCCTTCCAAATGGGATGTTAACTGAGCCTATACAATGAGCAACTATCCATCCTTGCTTGAGCCTACCACTAAGAACTCTTTCAATCAGGTGACAACCCTAAATCAAAAAGCACTTCCAAGCTGCAAGCTCGATTTTGGAAACCTATATAAAATGCATAAAGTAGGAATTGGCAGTCTTTGTAGGGAACATATTaaagtttttgtgttttttgcctCTGAATGCAAAGGTAGGTATGTGGCTTAGgacattttattttccagagGGTGGAGggataagaaataaaagaagggCTTTTTGgggtttctaaaaaaaaaaatcaaataggtGTGTTAATGCATCACTAATATGTAAACATTTTTCTCAAGAAAAAAGAGCTCAGATCCTTTTTATACCACTACTACTAAACTCTGGAAGAAAAAGAGCATGCGTAATTTAGTGGAAAACCTTATGTACTTACGAAATCAACAACTGACTGAAAATtgaataatacatttatttataggtGTTGTGACATTATCTTATTGTCACCAGAAGCAAGCCCACTGAATTCATAAAACCTATTAGAATGGCAAAGTATACACATCAGGAATCTGTCCATCTCTTGGTCACATTAAGGTGATTCAGATGTTCTGAAGCATACTTGTGTTCAGGAAACTTTGCTCTCTCTTCACTTATTCTTTGCTGCCATAATGCAAGTACATTTTCCTCATCGTGGCGATATTCCTGCTCTTTTGTCATATATGGACAACTCAGCCAATACTCATTTTCAGCTTCAATTTCCAGTCTCTTAATCATATTCCCCTTCATTAAAGAAGTAACTAATCTTGGCCGTCTGTGTTTACCAATCCATTGTTTCCCAGGAATTCTGTTTCGAAACAGTGCTCGAGTCAGAAacatgcctttaaaaagaaacGAGAAATGTTAACTATTTGAAATATTAAGCATATAAACGTTCTAAGTCAATGTTCTTTGCTGTTAGCAAATaacattaattttttatttatgcaatttatctcTGCCTCAATCTGGAGAGAGACCAGGTCATTTACAGAAATTAAGAACATAATACAAAATCCCCTAATGAAGTAATATATTAGATTAATATAGGTATCAGTGGCTCCACAGCTAATCTCCAAAGATCTTTTGGAAAAATCAGGTTTTTGCCAGATTCTGGAAAGGCCACGAGTGTAAAGCCCTCCTTGTCTCTGGGGACAGGCTGTTTCACAAGGGGAGCTCCCATAGAGAGCACCTACTGATGAGCCCACTCCTGCTCCCCACCATCCTTATATATTAACCAAGGATTTGGGTCTTTTGTCTCTGCAAAACCAGGGTTTGGGAATAGTTTTATAACAGATCATTTCTGTTTGCAAGTTTTTCTGGTTCTTTCCATCTTACAGAAGTAGCTTTTGCATATCCTTTGAAGCTAAATCTCTAGATTTAAAAAGGAGTTTACTGGGAAACAAGGAAGGGCAATAATGGAATGcacagaattcaaaataaaatcaatagtGTAAGCCTAGCTAAACTAGTTATTATCAATGTGATGCTGTGGTTAAGGTCTTGGTCTAGGAATGGAGTGTTTCAGATTCAATTTTACTCTCTcagtggatgactttgggccaatcacactcagagcccaacctacatcacagggttgttgctgggaTAAAAATGAATAGTTATGTAGAGTGAATTACAGAAATCTAAATcaatgacaagggcatgagtgaccatctgtaAAAGTATCCTGTTCCAGGTATGACTCATGTAGGAATCAACAGCCTTTTTGCAGAAATTTACCAAAGGCACTAGTTGTCAAAAAGCTGAGAAAACATGCACATTTTGCTACATAAAATACTATCTAATCAGCTTTATTTCCAAATCTGAAGTACTATCAGCAGTTTCTAattcttttaatcatttttataattttcatGGACTTCTGAAAAGTGAAGTTTTGCCTGTGTAAAGACAAGCTTCCCAACTCCTTCACTTCTTTGTTTAATTTACATAGCCATCTGTCACATGATTCGGGGTGGCATACATCATCAGTAAACAATAATTAAGTCCACAACAAACAATAACAGCAAAACATGAAAATGAAAACACAAGGGCATAAAGTGTTCAAAAAATTCAACCAATGGGATCACGCTAGTCCCTGACCCAAATGCCAGGGAAAGGCAGTCTAGATTAGGGTCAACCAAATCTCAAAATGCCATTCCAAAGAGCAGGACTGACAACAGAGAAGGCagatctcctgggtcccaccagatgacattgccTCCAGACTCCAGTGGGGTCTGGAGCATGCTCCCCATCAGATCTTCAGAGATGTGGACTTGTtctgtgtatttttaaatgtagaCAACTTTCTCTTATATCTTAACTGTTttatatatcatttaaaaaacaaatgaaatattttcaatCTTGTTCaagagagtaaaaaaaaaggtggggggagaaacCCAGAAGCccactttttcagttttttatgAACCTGTGTTTATCAATACCCCATCTAAATTTATAGTAGAGCTTGTGGAAAGGTCAAATGTCCTTCATGCAATGAAGAGTTACAGGAATGACTCCTTAAAAAAGTAAATCTCCACACCATAGATTCTAAATGGAATACTGGTGTGAAAgataaaaagtaaaggtaaaggtttcccttgacgtaaagtccagtcgtgtccgactctagggggcggtgctcatctccgtttcaaagccttggagccagcgttgtccataggacacttccgggtcatgtggccagcatgactcacggaacgccgttaccttcccgccgaagcggtaccaattaatctactcacatttgcatgttttcgaactgcttggtgtgcagaagctgggacgagcaacgggagctcaccccgccgcgcggtttcgaaccgccgaccttctggaTTAATATTTTGCAATTTGCGTTGGAATAAAAGCCATCACTGGAGTTAAAGCCCCTCCCCTGCAGTGGGGAAACCCAAAACATAAAATCAGGGTATATAAAACACTCACagcttagtccagtgtttctcaaccctggcaatttgaagatgtacGGATTTCAATTTcgagaattccctaaccagcatgctgactggggaattctgggagttgaagttcacacatcttcaagttgccaaggttgagaaacactgccttagtcacctcacaactggattTTGCATTAGGCACTACACAGGGCTGACGTTGAAGACCACCTGAAACATTACACGGGAAACGACTACCCACTCTCGCAGCCCAATGGCCGGG
The Candoia aspera isolate rCanAsp1 chromosome 5, rCanAsp1.hap2, whole genome shotgun sequence genome window above contains:
- the MRPL57 gene encoding large ribosomal subunit protein mL63; this translates as MFLTRALFRNRIPGKQWIGKHRRPRLVTSLMKGNMIKRLEIEAENEYWLSCPYMTKEQEYRHDEENVLALWQQRISEERAKFPEHKYASEHLNHLNVTKRWTDS